The Parafrankia discariae genomic sequence TGTCCGGACGTCACGTCCGGGGCCTCGCCGTCCCGGAGGTCCGCCGGCGGTTCGGCCGGCCCGATACGGGGCCTGGCACGGCTCCACCGGCCACCGGCTCCACCGGCTCGGCGGGCGGCGCGGCACCGCGGGCGCGGCCCACTCCGGTGAACGTGGCTGTCCGCTCGGTGCCGCCTCCGGCGGGCGCGTCCGCTGACGCGGTGTGCTGCCACAGACCTGACAACCGCACCACCGACCTCAGCACCGGAGCGCCGACCCGTGAGTGACCTGCACGTTCCTTCCATCGACGATCTCGTACCGTCCCCCGAGGAGATCGACGCCTTCCATCGGCGGCTGCATCACATCGCGCCCTGGGCGCTCGATCCCGAGACGGCGCAGACGTCCGGGATGCGGCGGCTGGCGGCGGTGAGCGCGCGCACCGTGGGCTCGTCGAAGCTCTGGATGGGCCAGACGCACGTGGCGCCGGCGACCGCGTCGGCCAACCATCACCACGGCCGGTCCGAGACCGCGATCTACGTGGTCAGCGGGCATCCGGAGTTCGTCTTCCCGGCGGACGAGCTCGCGGCGGACGACGCCGACGGCGCGAGCGGCGGGAGCGACCCGGGCGGCGGGAACGGCGGGAGCGACCCGGGCGCACCACCGCGGGAGATCCGGGTCCGGACGTCCCCGGGGGACTACATCTTCGTTCCGCCGTGGGTGCCGCACCGCGAGGAGAACCCGGATCCCGAGCACGAGGCCCTGGTGGTGATCGCCCGCAGCACCCAGGACGCGATCGTCGTCAACCTGCCGGACCTGCGCTGGACCGGCTCCATCCGAACGACCAGCGAGGACATCGCGGGTTGCTCGTAACAGTCACGAGGGGGTCCCGGGCCCAGCCGCTCGCGTCGGGGTCCCGGCGGCTCCTCCTGACCCACGTCGCCGTGTCCGTCGACCCCACCCGGTCCGCCTGTTCCACCCGGCTCGTCAATCCAACCCGTGGCACCCGACCTCGTGCCCCATCCGAATCGTCTGGAGGCGTCCGTGGCAGCCCATGCCGGCTTCGTCGCGAGTACACCCGTCAGCGGCGCCGTGGACGTCGACCGCCTGGCCTGGCAGGTCCTGGTCGACGGACGGCCGATCGACCTCACCTACCTGGAGTTCGAGGTGCTCGACTACCTCGTGCGCAACCCGGGCCGGGTACACAGCCGGGAGGAGCTGCTGCGTGAGGTGTGGCGGCAGGACCCCGGCGCCCTCGGCGCGTCCGCCCCGCGAACCGTCGACGTCATGATCACCCGGCTGCGACGCAAGCTGGGCCGCCATCACCGGGACCACATCGAGACGGTCCGGCGGGTCGGGTACCGCTACCGGCCGGCGGGCGACGAGCCGCTGAGGTCCCACT encodes the following:
- a CDS encoding winged helix-turn-helix domain-containing protein, which produces MAAHAGFVASTPVSGAVDVDRLAWQVLVDGRPIDLTYLEFEVLDYLVRNPGRVHSREELLREVWRQDPGALGASAPRTVDVMITRLRRKLGRHHRDHIETVRRVGYRYRPAGDEPLRSHSSSTL
- a CDS encoding cupin domain-containing protein — its product is MSDLHVPSIDDLVPSPEEIDAFHRRLHHIAPWALDPETAQTSGMRRLAAVSARTVGSSKLWMGQTHVAPATASANHHHGRSETAIYVVSGHPEFVFPADELAADDADGASGGSDPGGGNGGSDPGAPPREIRVRTSPGDYIFVPPWVPHREENPDPEHEALVVIARSTQDAIVVNLPDLRWTGSIRTTSEDIAGCS